In one Streptomyces sp. NBC_01288 genomic region, the following are encoded:
- a CDS encoding thiolase C-terminal domain-containing protein, with translation MTPGSRKVAVVGVALSDCGRVDDTTPYALHAQAARRALADAGLDRELVDGFASAGLGTLAPVEVAEYLGLRPTWVDSTSVGGSTWEVMAAHATDAIAAGHANAVLLVYGSTARADIKAGRRTGNLSFGARGPLQFEVPYGHTLIAKYAMAARRHMLEYGTTIEQLAEVAVQARANAALNPEAMFRDPITVDDVLSGPMIADPFTKLHCCIRSDGGAAILLAAEEYVRDCRTAPVWVLGTGEHVSHAAMSEWPDFTVSPAAVSGRLAFERAGVGPSEIDFAEIYDAFTYMTLVTLEDLGFCAKGEGGAFVEKGRLRVTGGELPVNTDGGGLSAQHPGMRGLFLLVEAVRQLRGEAGARQVTGADGDLPRLGVASGTGGWFCSSGTVVLGRD, from the coding sequence ATGACACCGGGGAGCCGCAAGGTCGCCGTGGTGGGTGTCGCCCTGTCCGACTGCGGGCGCGTGGACGACACGACCCCCTACGCCCTGCACGCCCAGGCGGCCCGCCGCGCACTGGCGGACGCGGGCCTGGACAGGGAGCTGGTGGACGGCTTCGCGTCGGCGGGCCTGGGCACCCTGGCCCCGGTCGAGGTGGCCGAATACCTGGGCCTGCGCCCGACGTGGGTGGATTCCACCTCGGTAGGGGGCTCAACCTGGGAGGTGATGGCGGCCCACGCGACGGACGCGATCGCCGCAGGCCACGCGAACGCGGTCCTGCTGGTCTACGGCTCGACGGCCCGAGCCGACATCAAGGCGGGCCGCCGCACCGGCAACCTCTCCTTCGGCGCGCGGGGCCCGCTCCAGTTCGAGGTCCCCTACGGCCACACACTGATCGCGAAGTACGCGATGGCCGCGCGCCGCCACATGCTCGAATACGGCACGACGATCGAGCAGTTGGCGGAGGTGGCGGTACAGGCCCGCGCGAACGCCGCGCTGAACCCCGAGGCGATGTTCCGCGACCCGATCACCGTCGACGACGTGCTCTCCGGCCCGATGATCGCCGACCCGTTCACCAAACTGCACTGCTGCATACGGTCCGACGGCGGGGCGGCGATCCTGCTGGCGGCCGAGGAGTACGTACGGGACTGCCGTACGGCACCGGTGTGGGTGCTCGGCACCGGGGAGCACGTCTCGCACGCGGCGATGTCCGAGTGGCCCGACTTCACGGTGTCACCGGCAGCGGTGAGCGGCCGACTGGCCTTCGAACGGGCGGGAGTTGGGCCGTCGGAGATCGACTTCGCGGAGATCTACGACGCGTTCACCTACATGACGCTGGTGACGCTGGAGGATCTGGGTTTCTGCGCGAAGGGTGAGGGGGGTGCCTTCGTGGAGAAGGGCCGGTTGCGGGTGACCGGCGGCGAACTGCCCGTGAACACGGACGGGGGCGGGCTGTCGGCCCAACATCCCGGGATGCGGGGGCTGTTCCTGCTGGTGGAGGCGGTGCGGCAGTTGCGGGGGGAGGCCGGGGCTCGTCAAGTCACCGGCGCGGACGGCGACTTGCCGCGACTCGGAGTCGCCTCCGGGACGGGCGGCTGGTTCTGCTCTTCGGGGACGGTGGTGCTGGGGCGGGACTGA
- a CDS encoding acyltransferase family protein, producing MRASDAPVRRQVLGLDGLRGLAALYVVLFHCWLYTFPGYPNSSAPRVLDVLMFGRLAVVFFLVLSGFSLAISPARHGWRSGGVAQFLRRRAWRILPPYWAALAMSLVVSLYVVPASHYGPPDGSSILVYGLVLQDVFFAPTPNGAFWSIGVEAELYLLFPLVLLVRRRFSAAAAVACVTLPVIVRGLLATGANPVEGDNWLAPHLAPVFVAGVVGAGVVVASERVRRLPWGWFAVLAALPVVVVGVVQGSVWTVNHYFWVDLAIAPAMTMLIAAVATGQPAFLVRLLTARPLQILGDASYSLYLIHLPIVLVVIRRVAPHFVAPGMPTFCFTLLLGLPVSVLTAWLFSRIFELPFKRNRSWKSLMAQSRPSTTVPEEQNQPPVPEATPSRGKSPSAPVT from the coding sequence GTGAGGGCGAGCGACGCACCTGTGCGTCGGCAGGTGCTGGGGCTGGACGGCCTCCGCGGGCTGGCGGCGCTGTACGTGGTGCTGTTCCACTGCTGGCTGTACACCTTCCCGGGGTACCCCAACAGTTCGGCGCCCCGAGTGCTGGACGTGCTGATGTTCGGCCGCCTCGCCGTCGTCTTCTTCCTGGTTCTGTCCGGCTTCTCCCTCGCCATCTCCCCGGCGCGGCACGGCTGGCGGTCCGGCGGTGTCGCCCAGTTCCTGCGCCGACGCGCCTGGCGCATCCTGCCGCCGTACTGGGCGGCGCTGGCCATGAGCCTCGTCGTCTCCCTGTACGTGGTGCCGGCCTCGCACTACGGGCCGCCCGACGGCTCGTCGATTCTCGTCTACGGCCTTGTCCTTCAGGACGTGTTCTTCGCCCCGACCCCGAACGGCGCGTTCTGGTCGATCGGGGTGGAGGCCGAGCTGTATCTCCTCTTCCCCCTCGTCCTTCTTGTCCGGCGGCGGTTCAGCGCGGCGGCCGCGGTCGCGTGCGTGACGCTCCCGGTGATCGTCCGCGGGCTGCTGGCCACCGGCGCGAACCCGGTCGAGGGTGACAACTGGCTCGCCCCGCATCTCGCCCCCGTGTTCGTCGCGGGAGTGGTGGGTGCGGGGGTTGTAGTTGCGTCGGAGCGGGTTCGGCGTCTGCCGTGGGGGTGGTTCGCCGTCCTGGCCGCCCTGCCGGTCGTGGTGGTCGGCGTCGTTCAAGGGTCCGTGTGGACCGTGAACCACTACTTCTGGGTCGATCTCGCCATCGCTCCCGCCATGACGATGCTGATCGCCGCGGTCGCCACCGGCCAACCTGCCTTTCTCGTACGGTTGTTGACCGCCCGGCCTCTTCAGATCCTCGGCGATGCCTCCTACAGCCTCTACCTGATCCACCTGCCGATCGTCCTGGTCGTCATCCGCCGAGTTGCCCCGCATTTCGTCGCGCCCGGGATGCCGACGTTCTGCTTCACGCTTCTCCTGGGACTGCCCGTCTCGGTGCTGACGGCATGGCTGTTCTCCCGGATCTTCGAACTGCCCTTCAAGCGGAACCGGTCCTGGAAGTCCCTGATGGCTCAGTCCCGCCCCAGCACCACCGTCCCCGAAGAGCAGAACCAGCCGCCCGTCCCGGAGGCGACTCCGAGTCGCGGCAAGTCGCCGTCCGCGCCGGTGACTTGA